Proteins co-encoded in one Chionomys nivalis chromosome 6, mChiNiv1.1, whole genome shotgun sequence genomic window:
- the Gpr108 gene encoding protein GPR108 isoform X3 has protein sequence MIREKNPEGFLSAAEMPLFKLYLTMSACFLAAGIFWVSLLCKNTYSVFKIHWLMAALAFTKSVSLLFHSINYYFINSQGHPIEGLAVMHYITHLLKGALLFITIALIGSGWAFVKYMLSDKEKKIFGIVIPLQVLANVAYIVIESREEGASDYGLWKEILFLVDLICCGAILFPVVWSIRHLQDASGTDGKVAVNLAKLKLFRHYYVMVICYIYFTRIIAILLRVAVPFQWQWLYQLLVESSTLAFFVLTGYKFQPAGDNPYLQLPQEDEEDVQMEQVMTDSGFREGLSKVNKTASGRELL, from the exons ATGATCCGAGAGAAGAATCCGGAAGGCTTCCTGTCAGCGGCAGAAATGCCCCTCTTCAAGCTCTACCTGACGATGTCtgcctgcttcctggctgctggcATCTTCTGGGTGTCCCTGCTCTGCAAGAATAC ATACAGTGTCTTTAAGATCCACTGGCTCATGGCAGCCCTGGCGTTCACCAAGAGTGTCTCCCTGCTTTTCCACAGC aTCAACTACTATTTCATCAACAGCCAAGGCCACCCCATCGAAGGCCTCGCCGTCATGCACTATATCACACACCT GTTGAAAGGTGCCCTTCTTTTCATCACTATTGCCTTGATCGGCTCAGGCTGGGCCTTTGTGAAGTATATGCTGTCGGACAAGGAGAAGAAGATTTTTGGAATTGTGATCCCcctgcag GTCCTGGCTAATGTTGCATACATTGTCATCGAGTCCCGTGAGGAGGGTGCCAGTGACTACGGACTCTGGAAAGAGATCTTGTTCCTGGTGGATCTCATCTGCTGCGGTGCCATCCTCTTCCCAGTCGTGTG gTCCATCCGGCATCTACAGGACGCATCCGGCACTGATGGGAAGG TGGCAGTGAACCTGGCCAAGCTGAAGCTGTTCCGACATTACTACGTCATG GTCATCTGCTATATCTACTTCACGCGCATCATCGCCATCCTGCTGCGTGTGGCTGTGCCCTTCCAGTGGCAGTGGCTGTACCAG CTCTTGGTGGAGAGTTCCACGCTGGCCTTCTTCGTGCTCACCGGCTACAAGTTCCAGCCAGCTGGGGACAACCCTTACCTGCAGCTGCCCcaagaggatgaggaagatgtACAGATGGAGCAAGT GATGACAGACTCTGGATTTCGGGAAGGCCTGTCCAAAGTCAACAAGACAGCCAGTGGCCGGGAGCTGTTGTGA